One genomic segment of Mycolicibacterium gilvum includes these proteins:
- the glgP gene encoding alpha-glucan family phosphorylase encodes MKALRRFTVRAHLPGPLAALEPLSVNLRWSWDKPTQDLFEAIDPQMWARVGGDPVAMLGQVTPARLEELAGDESFVSRLHTLAADLDDYLTRPLWYQELSEDATGAATEPPKGIAYFSMEFGVAEVLPNYSGGLGILAGDHLKSASDLGLPLIAVGLLYRSGYFRQSLSADGWQHESYPALDPQGLPLRLLIGRQGEPVLIQLAMPGGALLYAQVWIAQVGRIPLLLLDSDIPENEHELRTVTDRLYGGDQEHRIKQEILAGIGGVRAIRAFTDLEGLPAPEVFHMNEGHAGFLGAERIRELIEAGLDFDTALAVVRASTVFTTHTPVAAGIDRFPAEMVERYFGPDGPSVGGSRLLPGVPLDRILAFGAEDDPTKFNMAHMGLRLAQRANGVSLLHGRVSREMFNELWPGFDPAEVPIGSITNGVHAPTWAAPQWLELGRELLGSQDLAPLRETESWSKLQQVDPAHLWWIRSQLRAALIADVRARVRRSWLERGAAGAELGWIATAFDPDVLTIGFARRVPTYKRLTLMLRDPERLKKLLLDEERPIQLIVAGKSHPADEGGKALIQQIVRFADREDVRHRIVFLPDYDMSMARKLYHGCDVWLNNPLRPLEACGTSGMKSALNGGLNLSIRDGWWDEWFDGENGWEIPTADGLADEGRRDDLEAAALYDLLERAVVPKFYDRDEGGVPTRWVEMVRHTLQALGPKVLASRMVRDYTQKYYLPAATALRAVIEPGGDSDPQFAVPFGSARELAEYRRRVELAWPRVEVTDVDSYGLPDVPLLGSELTLTAQVALAGLRPDEVVVQAVLGRVDGGDLLMDPASVPMNHTGTADSGNEIFTATTPLPFAGSVGYTVRVLPHHRLLAGDNELGLVALA; translated from the coding sequence GTGAAAGCCCTCCGTCGATTCACCGTCCGTGCGCACCTTCCCGGGCCGCTCGCCGCGCTCGAGCCGCTCTCCGTCAATCTGCGCTGGTCCTGGGACAAACCGACGCAGGACCTGTTCGAGGCGATCGATCCGCAGATGTGGGCGAGGGTGGGCGGCGACCCGGTGGCGATGCTCGGCCAGGTCACCCCGGCGCGCCTTGAGGAACTCGCGGGCGACGAGTCGTTCGTCAGCCGGCTGCACACGCTGGCCGCCGATCTGGATGACTATCTGACCAGGCCGCTGTGGTACCAGGAGCTCTCCGAAGATGCGACGGGGGCGGCCACGGAGCCGCCGAAGGGCATCGCCTACTTCTCCATGGAGTTCGGCGTCGCCGAGGTTCTGCCGAACTATTCCGGCGGCCTCGGCATCCTCGCCGGGGATCATCTGAAGTCGGCGTCGGATCTCGGGCTGCCGCTGATCGCGGTGGGCCTGCTGTACCGGTCGGGCTATTTCCGGCAGTCGCTGTCGGCCGACGGCTGGCAACACGAAAGCTATCCGGCGCTCGACCCGCAGGGCCTGCCGCTGCGGCTGCTGATCGGCCGGCAGGGCGAACCGGTTCTCATCCAGCTCGCCATGCCCGGCGGGGCGCTGCTGTATGCGCAGGTCTGGATCGCCCAGGTGGGCCGAATCCCGTTGCTGCTGCTCGATTCCGACATTCCGGAGAACGAGCACGAGTTGCGCACGGTGACCGATCGTCTCTACGGAGGTGATCAGGAACACCGGATCAAACAGGAGATCCTGGCCGGTATCGGCGGGGTCCGCGCGATCCGTGCGTTCACCGACCTCGAGGGCCTGCCCGCACCCGAGGTGTTCCACATGAACGAGGGCCATGCGGGCTTCCTGGGCGCCGAGCGCATTCGTGAGCTCATCGAGGCGGGACTGGATTTCGACACGGCGCTCGCGGTCGTCCGCGCGTCGACGGTGTTCACCACCCACACGCCGGTGGCGGCCGGCATCGACCGCTTCCCCGCGGAGATGGTCGAGCGCTATTTCGGCCCCGACGGGCCGTCGGTCGGGGGGTCGCGGCTGCTGCCGGGTGTGCCGCTGGACCGGATCCTGGCCTTCGGGGCCGAGGACGACCCGACGAAGTTCAATATGGCGCACATGGGGCTGCGCCTGGCGCAGCGGGCGAACGGGGTGTCGTTGCTGCACGGCCGCGTGAGCCGCGAGATGTTCAACGAGCTGTGGCCGGGGTTCGACCCCGCCGAGGTGCCGATCGGGTCGATCACCAACGGGGTGCACGCCCCGACGTGGGCGGCGCCGCAATGGCTCGAGCTGGGCCGCGAACTGCTCGGCAGCCAGGACCTCGCGCCGCTGCGCGAGACGGAGTCCTGGTCGAAGCTGCAGCAGGTCGACCCCGCTCACCTGTGGTGGATCCGCTCGCAGCTGCGGGCGGCCCTGATTGCCGATGTCCGCGCCCGGGTGCGGCGGTCATGGTTGGAACGCGGCGCGGCTGGCGCCGAGTTGGGTTGGATCGCAACGGCTTTCGACCCCGATGTGCTGACGATCGGCTTCGCCCGCCGGGTGCCGACCTACAAGCGGCTCACGCTGATGCTGCGCGATCCCGAACGTCTGAAGAAGCTCCTGCTCGACGAGGAACGTCCCATCCAGTTGATCGTCGCGGGCAAGTCGCATCCCGCCGACGAGGGCGGCAAGGCCCTGATCCAGCAGATCGTGCGCTTCGCCGACCGCGAGGATGTGCGCCACCGCATCGTGTTCCTGCCCGATTACGACATGTCCATGGCGCGCAAGCTCTATCACGGTTGCGACGTGTGGCTGAACAACCCGTTGCGTCCGCTGGAGGCGTGCGGCACGTCCGGGATGAAGAGCGCGCTCAACGGCGGTCTGAACCTGTCCATCCGGGACGGGTGGTGGGACGAGTGGTTCGACGGCGAGAACGGGTGGGAGATCCCGACGGCGGACGGTCTGGCCGACGAGGGTCGTCGCGACGATCTGGAGGCCGCCGCGCTCTACGACCTCCTCGAGCGGGCGGTGGTGCCCAAGTTCTACGACCGCGACGAGGGCGGCGTGCCGACCCGCTGGGTCGAGATGGTGCGCCACACCCTGCAGGCACTGGGACCCAAGGTGCTGGCATCGCGGATGGTGCGCGATTACACGCAGAAGTACTACCTGCCCGCGGCGACGGCGCTACGCGCGGTGATCGAGCCCGGCGGGGACTCCGATCCGCAGTTCGCGGTGCCGTTCGGATCGGCCCGTGAACTCGCGGAGTACCGACGCCGCGTGGAGCTCGCCTGGCCCCGGGTCGAGGTCACCGACGTCGACAGCTACGGCTTGCCCGATGTGCCGCTGCTGGGGTCCGAACTGACCCTGACCGCGCAGGTCGCGCTCGCCGGTCTGCGGCCCGACGAAGTGGTCGTGCAGGCGGTCCTCGGCAGGGTGGACGGCGGCGACCTGCTGATGGATCCGGCCAGCGTGCCGATGAATCACACCGGCACCGCCGACAGCGGCAACGAGATCTTCACCGCGACGACCCCGCTGCCGTTCGCCGGATCCGTCGGCTACACCGTCCGGGTGCTGCCCCACCACCGGCTGCTGGCCGGGGACAACGAACTCGGCCTGGTCGCGCTGGCTTGA
- a CDS encoding alpha-1,4-glucan--maltose-1-phosphate maltosyltransferase, whose protein sequence is MTAGRIEIDDVQPVVSHGRFPAKAVVGEVLPVSATVWREGHDAVAATLVVRYHGTDYPALADEPPGRVRTPEAVPIQDVVNTRERGRPTTLPMAQGRTPDVFHGQFSPDAVGLWTFRVDGWSDPIATWRHHVIAKLDAGQSEGELDNDLLIGARLLDRAATGVPRQDRYPLAEAAARLREPGDPFYRAGAALAPDITELLNQFPLRELITRGQQHGVWVDRPLARFSSWYEFFPRSTGGWDPAGNPVHGTFATATKALPRVARMNFDIVYLPPIHPIGKVHRKGRNNSVTAAPGDVGSPWAIGSDEGGHDAVHPDLGTIDDFDEFVSAARDEGLEVALDLALQCAPDHPWARDHPEWFTVLPDGTIAYAENPPKKYQDIYPLNFDNDPAGLYEEVLRVVKFWVSHGVKVFRVDNPHTKPPNFWAWLIGEVKNIDPDVLFLAEAFTRPARLFGLAKLGYTQSYTYFTWRTAKWELTEFGQSIAEHADYARQSLWVNTPDILHESLQHGGPGMFAIRAVLASTMSPTWGVYSGYELFEHRAVREGSEEYLHSEKYELRPRDFDAALADGESLEPFIARLNEIRRVHPALQQLRTITFHHIDNDALLAYSKFDPVSGDQVLVVVTLNPFGPEDGTLWLDMGALGMEQQDRFWVRDEITGEEYQWGHGNYVRLDPARAVAHVLNMPQIPVDQRNNLLRRE, encoded by the coding sequence GTGACCGCCGGTCGTATCGAGATCGATGACGTCCAGCCCGTGGTGTCCCATGGGCGTTTTCCCGCCAAGGCGGTTGTCGGCGAAGTTCTGCCGGTGAGCGCGACGGTGTGGCGCGAGGGTCACGACGCGGTGGCCGCGACCCTGGTGGTGCGCTATCACGGCACCGACTACCCGGCGTTGGCCGATGAGCCGCCGGGCCGGGTGCGGACCCCCGAAGCGGTGCCGATCCAGGATGTCGTCAACACTCGGGAGCGGGGCAGGCCGACGACGCTGCCGATGGCGCAGGGGCGGACCCCCGACGTCTTCCACGGTCAGTTCAGCCCCGACGCGGTCGGCCTCTGGACCTTCCGGGTGGACGGCTGGAGCGACCCGATCGCCACCTGGCGCCACCACGTGATCGCCAAGCTCGACGCCGGTCAGAGCGAGGGCGAACTCGACAACGACCTGCTGATCGGCGCACGCCTGCTGGATCGCGCCGCGACCGGCGTGCCCCGCCAGGACCGTTACCCGCTCGCCGAGGCCGCGGCCCGCCTGCGCGAACCCGGCGACCCGTTCTACCGCGCCGGCGCGGCGCTGGCGCCGGACATCACCGAGCTGCTGAACCAGTTTCCGCTGCGAGAACTGATCACCCGAGGGCAACAGCACGGCGTCTGGGTGGATCGGCCGCTGGCCCGGTTCAGTTCCTGGTACGAGTTCTTCCCCCGGTCCACCGGCGGCTGGGACCCCGCGGGCAATCCTGTGCACGGCACGTTCGCGACCGCGACGAAGGCGCTGCCCCGGGTGGCCCGGATGAACTTCGACATCGTGTATCTGCCGCCCATCCACCCGATCGGCAAGGTGCACCGTAAGGGCCGCAACAACAGCGTCACCGCCGCCCCCGGCGATGTCGGATCGCCGTGGGCGATCGGAAGTGACGAGGGCGGACATGACGCGGTGCACCCCGACCTCGGCACCATCGACGATTTCGACGAGTTCGTCAGCGCCGCCCGCGACGAAGGGCTGGAGGTTGCGCTCGACCTCGCGCTGCAGTGCGCGCCCGACCACCCGTGGGCCCGTGACCATCCCGAGTGGTTCACGGTTCTGCCCGACGGGACCATCGCCTACGCGGAGAACCCGCCGAAGAAGTATCAGGACATCTATCCGCTGAACTTCGACAACGACCCCGCCGGCCTGTACGAGGAAGTGCTGCGGGTCGTCAAGTTCTGGGTTTCGCACGGCGTCAAGGTTTTCCGGGTGGACAACCCGCACACCAAGCCGCCGAACTTCTGGGCCTGGCTCATCGGTGAGGTCAAGAACATCGACCCCGACGTGCTGTTTCTGGCCGAGGCGTTCACCCGGCCCGCCCGGCTGTTCGGGCTGGCCAAGCTCGGGTACACGCAGTCCTACACCTACTTCACCTGGCGCACCGCCAAATGGGAACTGACCGAGTTCGGGCAGTCGATCGCCGAGCACGCCGATTACGCACGGCAGAGCCTGTGGGTGAACACGCCGGACATCCTGCACGAGAGCCTGCAGCACGGTGGGCCGGGAATGTTCGCGATCCGGGCGGTGCTGGCGTCGACGATGAGCCCGACATGGGGTGTGTACTCCGGTTACGAGCTCTTCGAACACCGTGCGGTGCGGGAGGGCAGCGAGGAATACCTGCACTCGGAGAAGTACGAGCTGCGGCCGCGCGACTTCGACGCCGCGCTGGCCGACGGCGAGTCCCTGGAGCCGTTCATCGCGCGGCTCAACGAGATCCGCCGCGTCCACCCGGCGTTGCAGCAGCTCCGGACCATCACGTTCCACCACATCGACAACGATGCGCTGCTGGCGTACAGCAAGTTCGATCCGGTTTCCGGCGACCAGGTGCTGGTCGTCGTGACTCTCAACCCGTTCGGCCCCGAGGACGGCACCCTGTGGCTGGACATGGGAGCACTCGGCATGGAGCAGCAGGACCGCTTCTGGGTGCGCGACGAGATCACCGGCGAGGAATACCAGTGGGGGCACGGCAATTACGTGCGTCTCGACCCCGCGCGAGCGGTGGCCCACGTGCTGAACATGCCGCAAATCCCGGTCGATCAACGAAACAATCTGCTGCGTAGGGAGTGA
- the glgB gene encoding 1,4-alpha-glucan branching protein GlgB, translating into MTNASNLKNQIDSPHLRPHTADLNRLLAGEHHDPHSVLGAHEYDDHTVIRAYRPHAVSVEALIGGTRYPLRHIESGLFAVAVPFTGLIDYRLAIRYSDDESAFVHTVADAYRFLPTLGEIDLHLFGEGRHERLWEILGAHRRTFTTADGEVTGVSFAVWAPNAKGVSVTGDFNHWGNEAQMRVLGSTGVWEVFWPNFPDGGLYKFRVHGADGSVVDRADPMAFATEVPPQTASKVFESEYTWDDAEWMDGRTLRNPVFEPMSTYEVHLGSWRPGLSYTELAEQLTEYLVQHGFTHVEMLPVAEHPFGGSWGYQVTSYYAPSSRFGSPDEFRYLVDALHRAGIGVLVDWVPAHFPKDSWALGRFDGTALYEHGDPRRGEQLDWGTYVFDFGRAEVRNFLVANALYWLQEYHIDGLRVDAVASMLYLDYSRPEGGWSPNIYGGRENLEAVQFLQEMNATVHKINPGIVTIAEESTSWPGVTRPTNLGGLGFSMKWNMGWMNDTLEFIKRDPIHRSFHHGEITFSMIYAFSENFVLPISHDEVVHGKGTLWGRMPGNDHMKAAGIRSLLAYQWAHPGKQLLFMGQEFGQRAEWSEERGVDWFQLDEQGFSDGILRMLSDANHIYRDRRALWSRDTQPEGYSWIDANDSANNVLSFLRFGDDGSMMACVFNFSGAEHSRYRLGLPHAGTWREVLNTDSDTYHGAGIGNYGSVEATDEPWHGRPASAVMVLPPLSALWFEPVPPEA; encoded by the coding sequence ATGACCAACGCGTCCAACCTGAAGAACCAGATCGACAGCCCCCACCTTCGGCCGCACACCGCCGATCTGAACCGCCTGCTGGCCGGCGAGCATCACGACCCGCACTCGGTCCTGGGGGCCCACGAGTACGACGACCACACGGTGATCCGCGCGTACCGCCCACACGCGGTGTCGGTGGAAGCGCTCATCGGTGGCACCCGGTATCCGTTGCGGCACATCGAATCCGGCCTGTTCGCGGTCGCCGTGCCGTTCACCGGACTCATCGACTACCGGCTCGCGATCCGGTATTCCGACGACGAGTCGGCGTTCGTCCACACGGTCGCCGACGCGTACCGTTTCCTGCCCACGCTCGGCGAGATCGACCTGCATCTGTTCGGTGAGGGTCGCCACGAACGCCTGTGGGAGATCCTCGGTGCGCATCGGCGGACGTTCACGACCGCCGACGGCGAGGTCACCGGCGTGTCGTTCGCGGTCTGGGCGCCGAACGCCAAGGGCGTCAGCGTGACCGGCGACTTCAACCACTGGGGCAACGAAGCGCAGATGCGGGTGCTGGGGTCCACCGGGGTGTGGGAGGTGTTCTGGCCGAACTTCCCCGACGGCGGGCTCTACAAGTTCCGGGTCCACGGCGCCGACGGATCGGTGGTCGACCGTGCCGACCCGATGGCCTTCGCGACCGAGGTTCCGCCGCAGACCGCGTCGAAGGTGTTCGAGAGCGAATACACCTGGGACGACGCGGAATGGATGGACGGACGGACGCTGCGCAACCCGGTGTTCGAGCCGATGAGCACCTACGAGGTGCACCTGGGGTCCTGGCGCCCCGGGTTGAGCTACACCGAACTGGCGGAGCAGCTCACCGAATACCTTGTGCAGCACGGCTTCACCCACGTCGAGATGCTCCCCGTCGCCGAGCATCCGTTCGGCGGGTCCTGGGGCTACCAGGTCACCTCCTACTACGCGCCGTCCTCCCGGTTCGGCTCCCCCGACGAGTTCCGGTACCTCGTCGACGCACTGCACCGCGCCGGGATCGGCGTGCTCGTCGACTGGGTGCCGGCACACTTCCCGAAGGACTCCTGGGCGCTCGGGCGTTTCGACGGCACCGCGCTCTACGAGCACGGTGACCCTCGTCGTGGCGAGCAGTTGGACTGGGGCACCTACGTTTTCGACTTCGGCCGGGCGGAGGTACGCAACTTCCTGGTGGCCAACGCGCTGTACTGGCTGCAGGAGTACCACATCGACGGCCTGCGGGTGGACGCGGTGGCGTCGATGCTCTACCTCGACTACTCCCGTCCGGAGGGCGGCTGGTCCCCGAACATCTACGGCGGCCGGGAGAACCTCGAAGCGGTGCAGTTCCTGCAGGAGATGAACGCGACCGTCCACAAGATCAACCCCGGCATCGTGACCATCGCCGAGGAATCGACCTCGTGGCCCGGCGTCACCCGGCCGACCAATCTCGGCGGTCTCGGCTTCTCGATGAAGTGGAACATGGGCTGGATGAACGACACTTTGGAGTTCATCAAGCGCGACCCCATCCACCGCAGCTTCCACCACGGCGAGATCACGTTCTCGATGATCTACGCGTTCAGCGAGAACTTCGTGCTGCCCATCAGCCACGACGAGGTGGTGCACGGCAAGGGCACGCTGTGGGGGCGGATGCCGGGCAACGACCACATGAAGGCCGCCGGGATCCGCAGCCTGCTGGCCTACCAGTGGGCCCACCCCGGCAAGCAGTTGCTGTTCATGGGTCAGGAGTTCGGCCAGCGCGCCGAATGGTCCGAGGAGCGCGGTGTCGACTGGTTCCAGCTCGATGAGCAGGGTTTCTCCGACGGCATTCTGCGCATGCTCTCGGACGCCAACCACATCTACCGCGACCGCCGTGCGCTGTGGTCGCGCGACACCCAGCCCGAAGGCTATTCCTGGATCGACGCCAACGATTCGGCGAACAACGTACTGAGCTTCCTGCGGTTCGGTGACGACGGTTCGATGATGGCCTGCGTGTTCAACTTCTCCGGCGCAGAACACAGCCGATACCGCCTCGGTCTGCCCCACGCGGGCACCTGGCGGGAGGTGCTCAACACCGACTCCGACACCTATCACGGTGCCGGGATCGGCAACTACGGGTCCGTCGAGGCCACCGACGAGCCGTGGCACGGCCGTCCGGCGTCCGCGGTGATGGTGCTTCCGCCGCTGTCGGCGCTGTGGTTCGAACCCGTACCCCCCGAGGCCTGA
- a CDS encoding tetratricopeptide repeat protein — MTRPGPRISSALAGAVDLSVLKQRPASSAESASTGAPGGIEVTETNLEADVLVRSTEVPVVVLLWSPRSDASVQLGEALGALSATDGAKWVFATVNVDTTPRVAQMFGVQAVPTVVALAAGRPLSSFEGMQPPDQLRRWIDSLLNAVAGKLGGAGDEGQPEEVDPQLEQARALLDEGDFDAARNAYQAILDADPNHAEAKGAVRQIGFLQRATTHPQDAVAIADAAPDDIAAALAAADVEILQQQIEPAFARLTALVRRTAGDDRTTVRTRLIELFDLFDPADPAVIAGRRNLANALY; from the coding sequence GTGACGCGTCCTGGACCCCGAATCTCGTCTGCCCTCGCCGGTGCCGTCGACCTGTCGGTGCTCAAGCAGCGGCCTGCCTCCTCCGCTGAATCGGCCTCGACCGGCGCCCCGGGCGGCATCGAGGTCACCGAGACAAACCTCGAAGCCGACGTCCTCGTCCGCTCCACCGAGGTGCCGGTGGTCGTGCTGCTGTGGTCGCCGCGCAGCGACGCCAGCGTGCAGCTCGGCGAGGCCCTCGGTGCGCTGTCGGCCACCGACGGGGCGAAGTGGGTGTTCGCGACCGTGAACGTCGACACGACGCCGCGGGTGGCGCAGATGTTCGGCGTGCAGGCGGTGCCGACCGTCGTCGCGCTCGCGGCCGGGCGGCCGCTGTCGAGCTTCGAGGGTATGCAACCGCCGGACCAACTGCGTCGCTGGATCGACTCGCTGCTGAACGCTGTGGCGGGCAAGCTTGGCGGCGCAGGAGACGAGGGTCAGCCCGAAGAGGTGGATCCGCAGCTCGAGCAGGCCCGGGCACTGCTGGATGAGGGCGACTTCGACGCCGCCCGCAACGCGTACCAGGCGATTCTCGACGCCGACCCCAACCACGCCGAGGCCAAGGGCGCCGTGCGTCAGATCGGCTTCCTGCAGCGGGCCACGACGCACCCGCAGGACGCGGTCGCTATCGCGGACGCGGCACCCGACGACATCGCGGCCGCCCTCGCCGCCGCCGACGTCGAGATTCTGCAGCAGCAGATCGAGCCCGCGTTCGCCCGGCTGACCGCTCTGGTCAGGCGCACCGCCGGCGATGACCGCACCACCGTGCGCACCCGGCTGATCGAACTCTTCGACCTGTTCGACCCCGCCGACCCCGCCGTCATCGCGGGCCGGCGCAACCTCGCCAACGCGCTGTACTGA
- a CDS encoding DUF3817 domain-containing protein, with product MTSVYDLRTAAGRFRVVAFAEAVSWVGLLLGMYFKYIGTPQTEIGVKIFGPIHGGVFVAFLIAALMVGVAVKWDVAAWLLALLGSIVPLGSVIFLIWADRTGRMGSASAAVAGGRAGASVPETT from the coding sequence ATGACAAGCGTGTATGACCTCCGCACCGCAGCGGGACGGTTCCGAGTGGTCGCCTTCGCCGAGGCGGTGAGCTGGGTCGGTCTGCTGCTGGGCATGTACTTCAAGTACATCGGCACTCCGCAGACCGAGATCGGTGTCAAGATCTTCGGCCCGATCCACGGCGGCGTCTTCGTCGCGTTCCTGATCGCCGCGCTGATGGTCGGCGTCGCGGTCAAATGGGACGTCGCCGCGTGGTTGCTGGCGTTGCTGGGCAGCATTGTGCCACTCGGTAGTGTGATCTTCCTCATATGGGCTGATAGGACCGGTCGGATGGGGTCCGCCTCCGCCGCGGTCGCCGGGGGTCGGGCAGGCGCGTCGGTACCCGAAACGACGTGA
- a CDS encoding acetyl-CoA C-acetyltransferase — protein sequence MTTSVIVAGARTPVGKLMGSLKDFSGSDLGAVAIKGALEKANVDASAVEYVIMGQVLSAGAGQMPARQAAVAAGIPWDVASLTINKMCLSGIDAIALADQLIRAGEFDVIVAGGQESMTQAPHLLMNSRSGYKYGDVTVLDHMAYDGLHDVFTDQPMGALTEQRNDADKFTRAEQDSYAAESHQKAARAWKDGVYADEVVPVKIPQRKGDPIEFAEDEGIRADTTAESLGGLRPAFRKDGTITAGSASQISDGACAVVVMNKAKAEELGLTWLCEIGAHGVAAGPDSTLQSQPANAIRKALAKEGIGVDDLSVIEINEAFAAVALASARELGLDEATVAEKVNTNGGAIAIGHPIGMSGARITLHAALELARKGSGYAVAALCGAGGQGDALILRRP from the coding sequence ATGACGACGTCGGTGATCGTTGCTGGAGCCCGTACGCCTGTGGGCAAGCTGATGGGTTCGCTGAAGGATTTCTCGGGCAGCGACCTCGGTGCCGTGGCCATCAAGGGCGCCCTGGAGAAAGCCAACGTCGACGCCTCGGCAGTCGAGTACGTGATCATGGGCCAGGTGCTGTCGGCGGGCGCCGGGCAGATGCCCGCGCGCCAGGCCGCCGTCGCCGCCGGCATCCCGTGGGATGTCGCGTCGCTGACGATCAACAAGATGTGCCTGTCGGGCATCGACGCGATCGCGCTGGCCGACCAGCTCATCCGGGCCGGTGAGTTCGACGTGATCGTCGCCGGCGGCCAGGAGTCGATGACCCAGGCTCCGCACCTGTTGATGAACAGCCGGTCGGGCTACAAGTACGGCGACGTGACGGTGCTCGACCATATGGCCTACGACGGCCTGCACGACGTCTTCACCGATCAGCCGATGGGCGCGCTGACCGAGCAGCGCAACGACGCCGACAAGTTCACCCGCGCCGAGCAGGACTCCTACGCCGCCGAGTCGCACCAGAAGGCCGCCCGCGCGTGGAAGGACGGCGTCTACGCCGACGAGGTCGTGCCGGTGAAGATCCCGCAGCGCAAGGGCGACCCGATCGAGTTCGCCGAGGACGAGGGCATTCGCGCCGACACCACCGCCGAGTCACTCGGCGGGCTGCGTCCGGCCTTCCGCAAGGACGGCACCATCACCGCCGGGTCCGCGTCGCAGATCTCCGACGGTGCGTGTGCGGTGGTCGTGATGAACAAGGCGAAGGCCGAGGAACTCGGCCTGACGTGGCTGTGTGAGATCGGTGCGCACGGCGTGGCCGCGGGCCCGGACTCCACGCTGCAGAGCCAGCCCGCGAACGCGATCAGGAAGGCGCTCGCCAAAGAGGGGATCGGCGTGGACGACCTCAGCGTCATCGAGATCAACGAGGCCTTCGCCGCCGTCGCGCTGGCGTCGGCGCGCGAGCTCGGCCTCGACGAGGCGACGGTTGCCGAGAAGGTCAACACCAACGGCGGGGCCATCGCCATCGGTCACCCGATCGGGATGTCCGGTGCCCGGATCACCCTGCACGCCGCCCTCGAGCTGGCCCGTAAGGGATCGGGCTATGCCGTGGCCGCGCTGTGCGGCGCCGGTGGCCAGGGCGATGCTCTGATTCTGCGCCGGCCCTGA
- the mce gene encoding methylmalonyl-CoA epimerase, translating to MTAEQTDARPVLATALVTAIDHVGIAVPDLDAAIKWYHDHLGMIVLHEEVNEEQGVREAMLSVRGAPVGSAQIQLMAPLDETSTIAKFLDKRGPGLQQLAYRTSDIDTLSDRLREQGVRLLYDAPRRGTSNSRINFIHPKDGGGVLIELVEPARDGSDSTSH from the coding sequence ATGACCGCCGAGCAGACTGACGCCCGTCCGGTACTGGCCACCGCGCTTGTGACCGCCATCGACCACGTCGGCATCGCCGTGCCCGATCTGGATGCCGCGATCAAGTGGTACCACGACCATCTCGGGATGATCGTCTTGCACGAAGAGGTCAACGAAGAGCAGGGCGTGCGCGAGGCGATGCTGTCGGTGCGCGGCGCGCCGGTGGGCAGCGCACAGATCCAGCTGATGGCGCCGCTGGACGAGACGTCGACGATCGCGAAGTTCCTCGACAAGCGCGGACCCGGCCTCCAGCAGCTCGCGTACCGCACCAGCGACATCGACACCCTCAGCGATCGCCTGCGCGAGCAGGGCGTCCGGTTGCTCTACGACGCCCCCCGGCGCGGCACCTCGAACTCGCGGATCAACTTCATCCATCCCAAGGACGGCGGGGGCGTGCTGATCGAGCTCGTCGAGCCCGCCCGCGACGGGTCCGACTCCACGTCGCACTGA
- the nucS gene encoding endonuclease NucS codes for MRLVIAQCTVDYVGRLTAHLPSARRLLLFKADGSVSVHADDRAYKPLNWMSPPCRLAEQTDGETAVWVVENKAGEQLRITVEAIEHDSSHELGVDPGLVKDGVEAHLQALLAEHVELLGAGYTLVRREYMTPIGPVDLLCRDEQGRSVAVEIKRRGEIDGVEQLTRYLELLNRDSLLAPVAGVFAAQQIKPQARTLATDRGIRCLTLDYDKMRGMDSDEFRLF; via the coding sequence GTGCGCCTCGTCATCGCCCAGTGCACCGTCGACTACGTCGGAAGACTCACCGCTCACCTCCCTTCGGCCCGGCGGCTGCTGCTGTTCAAGGCCGACGGATCGGTGAGCGTGCACGCCGACGACCGTGCCTACAAGCCGCTGAACTGGATGAGTCCACCCTGCCGACTGGCCGAACAGACAGACGGTGAGACCGCCGTCTGGGTGGTCGAGAACAAGGCGGGGGAGCAGCTGCGCATCACCGTGGAGGCGATCGAACACGACTCCAGCCACGAGCTGGGGGTGGATCCCGGTCTGGTCAAGGACGGTGTCGAAGCGCACCTGCAGGCGCTGCTGGCCGAGCACGTGGAACTGCTCGGTGCCGGCTACACGCTGGTGCGCCGTGAGTACATGACCCCGATCGGGCCGGTCGACCTGCTGTGCCGGGACGAGCAGGGACGATCGGTGGCGGTGGAGATCAAGCGGCGCGGTGAGATCGACGGAGTCGAGCAGCTGACGCGGTATCTCGAGCTGCTCAATCGGGATTCGCTGCTGGCGCCGGTGGCAGGCGTGTTCGCTGCCCAGCAGATCAAACCGCAGGCTCGGACGCTCGCGACTGATCGCGGAATCCGTTGCCTGACACTGGATTACGACAAGATGCGAGGCATGGACAGCGACGAGTTCCGTTTGTTCTGA